The stretch of DNA TACTAAACGTTGTACGCAAGCCTATATTTTTATTCTTTCGAAACATACCCAGATACATCCTTGGTTAAGATAAACTTGAAATTGACAAACGTGTAAGACAGCATACCTATTGTAATTCCAACAAGCGCATATTCTATTTTTGGCAAAAAGGTAGATGCTATGGTTATAAAAATACATACCAGCGTATTAATTGTCATCCTTTTACGGAAGGGAGGAATAAAAACAATATAAACGGTTTGTTTTCCGATGTAAAAAAAACTCATTCCCGTAATCGCCAGAATTCTAAACTCATTCATATTTAGATCATTTAAAATAGCATGTCGAATCACATTAGCCAAGATTACAAAACCCATAGCTAAAAACAAGTGGGAATACAACATAGGAAACCCGTTGGTCATAGATTTAATCCGCTCATTAATAGGAAAACTATCATAATATATCCACCAAATTAGCCCAATCATAATAAAACCCGTAACTGCTGCCACAATACTTAAAATGTCCCAATTTACACTTCTTAAAGTGCCTGTGAGACTTATAATAGATTCTCCCAGAAGTATTATAGAAAGCAATCCTATACGTTCTACCAGATGTTCGCGATGGACTGGTTTTGGTTTCTCCAAATTCCGTGTACTTACAAGATAAATACCGAGCATTTCAATTAGAATTCCTGAAACCAAAATAATTTCCCTCAAGGGGGTTTCCATGAAAATGGAAATAGCTGAAATTCCCGTGCCGAAAAGAATTACATAACCACTTTTCCTAGCATAACTTACAGAGTGAAGGTCTTGATTAGATGCTCTAAAAAACAAAAACACCAATATTAACTTTATAACCACATAAAAACCGACAAAGGCAGGATAATTCTGAAAGAGATCATCTCCAAAAAATGCAGCCATGACTATCATCAAGAACATAATGGTAAGACTAAAGATTCTTTCAATCCTATTATCATGATTGAATCGATTGGAAAATAAGGTATGTACAGTCCAGACCCACCAGATTATAATAAATTGTAAAGGGAATAGCCAAATCTGTTCAGGATTTAAATGGTTATTATGAGTATGCGCCAGAGAATGAGTTACTACTCCAATGCTGGATACAAAAACAAGGTCGAAGAAT from Flavobacterium haoranii encodes:
- a CDS encoding low temperature requirement protein A, which codes for MEYFLKHRHATWLELFFDLVFVSSIGVVTHSLAHTHNNHLNPEQIWLFPLQFIIIWWVWTVHTLFSNRFNHDNRIERIFSLTIMFLMIVMAAFFGDDLFQNYPAFVGFYVVIKLILVFLFFRASNQDLHSVSYARKSGYVILFGTGISAISIFMETPLREIILVSGILIEMLGIYLVSTRNLEKPKPVHREHLVERIGLLSIILLGESIISLTGTLRSVNWDILSIVAAVTGFIMIGLIWWIYYDSFPINERIKSMTNGFPMLYSHLFLAMGFVILANVIRHAILNDLNMNEFRILAITGMSFFYIGKQTVYIVFIPPFRKRMTINTLVCIFITIASTFLPKIEYALVGITIGMLSYTFVNFKFILTKDVSGYVSKE